One genomic window of Haloferax mediterranei ATCC 33500 includes the following:
- a CDS encoding DUF7523 family protein, whose protein sequence is MSLAADARDAVRERPFLLTALRAGVVNYAAVASYLDLGDDDAVSAALRRFAEDLPELEPDAREATVTMRSGVGLVGEDIEETDDEPILSVAGVDLAAGGPLTAIIAEGEVDTAALTTVLSRLDAESVVVDSAGVAGDTMAVVVPRRQGAAALRVVESAIENVYV, encoded by the coding sequence ATGTCTCTCGCCGCCGACGCGCGCGATGCCGTTCGCGAACGACCGTTCCTCCTCACCGCGCTCCGTGCGGGCGTCGTCAACTATGCCGCCGTCGCCTCCTATCTCGACCTCGGAGACGACGACGCGGTTTCGGCCGCACTCCGGCGCTTTGCCGAAGACCTGCCCGAACTCGAACCCGATGCCCGCGAGGCGACCGTGACGATGCGCAGCGGCGTCGGACTCGTCGGTGAGGATATCGAGGAAACGGACGACGAGCCGATTCTCTCGGTTGCCGGTGTCGACCTTGCGGCCGGTGGCCCGCTCACCGCGATAATTGCCGAGGGTGAAGTCGACACGGCAGCCCTCACGACTGTCCTCTCACGCCTCGATGCCGAGTCCGTCGTCGTCGATTCGGCTGGCGTCGCTGGCGACACGATGGCGGTCGTCGTTCCGCGTCGACAGGGGGCCGCCGCGCTCCGAGTCGTCGAATCGGCTATCGAGAACGTGTACGTCTGA
- a CDS encoding CbiX/SirB N-terminal domain-containing protein, whose protein sequence is MQALVIVAHGSHLNPDSSAPTYDHADTIRDVDAFDEVRTGFWKEEPSIREVLRTVESDEVYVVPLFVSEGYFTEQVIPRELRLDGWNVSDWESDGLSASHVTLTADDVPEKRVHYCGPVGTHEAMTDVIVRRAESVTGDPNVGGGFGLAVVGHGTERNENSAKAIEYHADRIREKGRFDEVQALYMDEEPEVDDVTDFFESDDIVVVPLFIADGFHTQEDIPEDMGLTDDYRMGYDVPAAVDGHDIWYAGAVGTEGLMADVVLERAADAGADIGDTLEVVRERTRKTPQAGD, encoded by the coding sequence ATGCAAGCGCTGGTCATCGTGGCGCACGGGTCGCACCTGAACCCGGATTCGAGCGCACCCACCTACGACCACGCGGATACTATCCGCGACGTAGACGCGTTCGACGAGGTCCGAACCGGATTCTGGAAGGAAGAGCCGTCGATTCGTGAAGTCCTCCGAACCGTCGAGTCCGACGAGGTGTACGTGGTCCCGCTTTTCGTCAGCGAGGGCTACTTCACCGAGCAGGTCATCCCGCGAGAGCTTCGGCTCGATGGGTGGAACGTATCTGACTGGGAGTCCGACGGACTTTCGGCATCACACGTCACGCTCACCGCCGACGACGTACCCGAAAAGAGGGTCCACTACTGCGGTCCGGTCGGGACGCACGAGGCGATGACCGATGTCATCGTCCGTCGCGCGGAATCCGTCACCGGCGACCCGAACGTCGGCGGGGGATTCGGACTCGCGGTCGTCGGTCACGGAACCGAGCGCAACGAGAACTCCGCGAAAGCAATCGAGTACCACGCCGACCGCATTCGAGAGAAGGGTCGATTCGACGAGGTACAGGCGCTCTACATGGACGAAGAGCCGGAAGTCGACGACGTGACCGACTTCTTCGAGTCCGACGACATCGTCGTCGTCCCGCTGTTTATCGCGGACGGGTTCCACACGCAGGAGGACATTCCGGAGGATATGGGCCTCACCGACGATTACCGCATGGGCTACGACGTTCCCGCCGCGGTCGACGGCCACGATATCTGGTATGCAGGCGCTGTCGGCACCGAGGGCCTGATGGCCGACGTAGTGCTCGAACGCGCCGCCGATGCGGGCGCAGATATCGGCGACACGCTCGAAGTCGTCCGCGAACGAACCCGGAAGACGCCGCAGGCGGGTGACTAA
- a CDS encoding DR2241 family protein — protein MEHALDALVDAAATGDGVHLDGLHVTHHDDGYRLETPEAEQDGLSEDALTDALADNTDYVTNWYFWNRVIGESSPQRRAFLRWVEGADGGDGRSIPERYDALRDGLQREWGQLLVTVTIDDHGERTYELRHADETDLDVSDLDTYHEPFAARQLATYDEKGRYRPLKTGNNLAGGWVFPDLDGRDLVEAVETFYPATVPNWYREREGELDIAHWEETIERQTGMYSVIETWNRDDGHEHVNWVAETCCDDSQCVKRRAWQYDDETDLDVDGGDGVFPCREPCSLVIAASRKWTRLESEETNTYEFELTPSEKEQVEAIIEAVADDRIDDIREADVYEGANRYRTRFLRAKLFDDDGNLCGVPTDDE, from the coding sequence ATGGAGCACGCTCTCGATGCGCTCGTCGATGCCGCCGCGACCGGCGACGGTGTCCACCTCGACGGGCTTCACGTAACGCACCACGACGACGGCTACCGACTGGAGACGCCCGAAGCGGAACAAGACGGTCTCTCCGAAGACGCACTCACCGATGCGCTCGCCGACAACACCGACTACGTGACCAACTGGTACTTCTGGAACCGCGTCATCGGTGAGTCCAGCCCGCAACGCCGGGCCTTCCTCCGGTGGGTCGAAGGCGCAGACGGCGGAGACGGGCGTTCCATCCCGGAACGCTACGACGCGCTTCGAGACGGTCTCCAGCGCGAGTGGGGACAACTCCTCGTCACGGTCACCATCGATGACCACGGCGAGCGAACCTACGAACTGCGCCACGCCGACGAGACCGACCTCGACGTGTCCGACCTCGACACGTACCACGAACCGTTCGCAGCGCGACAGTTAGCGACCTACGACGAAAAGGGCCGTTACCGGCCGCTGAAGACCGGCAACAACCTCGCTGGCGGCTGGGTCTTCCCCGACCTCGACGGCCGCGACCTCGTCGAGGCGGTCGAGACGTTCTACCCAGCGACGGTGCCGAACTGGTATCGCGAGCGCGAGGGCGAACTCGACATCGCTCACTGGGAGGAGACGATTGAGCGACAGACCGGCATGTACAGTGTCATCGAGACGTGGAACCGCGACGACGGTCACGAACACGTGAACTGGGTCGCCGAGACCTGCTGTGACGACTCGCAGTGTGTCAAACGGCGGGCGTGGCAGTACGACGACGAGACCGACCTCGACGTTGACGGCGGCGACGGCGTCTTCCCGTGCCGCGAACCCTGTTCGCTCGTCATCGCGGCATCCCGCAAGTGGACCCGACTCGAATCCGAGGAGACGAACACCTACGAGTTCGAACTCACGCCGTCGGAAAAAGAGCAGGTCGAAGCGATTATCGAAGCGGTCGCCGACGACCGCATCGACGACATCCGCGAAGCGGACGTATACGAAGGAGCCAACCGCTACCGGACGCGGTTCCTGCGCGCGAAGTTGTTCGACGACGACGGCAACCTCTGCGGTGTTCCGACGGACGACGAATAG
- a CDS encoding DUF7524 family protein, whose amino-acid sequence MSNAPLTVTLNDERPHDLSVAPSFSTRDTFAVELENRGQAVHVHLHVDDELSRVMTLSEGNHFVDGGQTKLVNVFVSPPPEPVTGKLKIVSGHGSETVYVDVTVNPSNGKPPVEVDETLSKPRTPEPEPSITESLADVFPRVDVQTVPLVLLALAALALAVGVASVFKSFVITLGAGVVVGGVLVALVLTVW is encoded by the coding sequence GTGTCGAACGCGCCGCTCACCGTCACGCTGAACGACGAGCGCCCTCACGACCTCTCGGTAGCGCCATCGTTCTCGACGAGAGACACGTTCGCGGTCGAACTCGAAAACCGCGGACAGGCGGTCCACGTCCACCTGCACGTCGATGACGAACTTTCGCGGGTGATGACGCTTTCCGAGGGGAACCACTTCGTAGATGGCGGCCAGACGAAGTTAGTCAATGTGTTCGTTTCTCCGCCGCCCGAACCGGTGACCGGGAAACTCAAAATCGTCTCCGGACACGGGTCCGAGACGGTCTACGTCGACGTGACTGTCAACCCGAGTAATGGAAAACCGCCGGTCGAGGTGGACGAGACGCTGTCGAAGCCGCGGACGCCCGAACCGGAACCGAGCATAACAGAGAGCCTCGCTGACGTGTTTCCGAGGGTCGACGTACAGACCGTTCCACTGGTGCTTCTCGCCCTCGCGGCGCTCGCACTCGCGGTCGGCGTCGCCTCGGTCTTCAAAAGTTTCGTCATCACCCTCGGTGCTGGCGTCGTCGTCGGCGGCGTTCTCGTCGCGCTGGTGCTGACGGTCTGGTAG
- a CDS encoding methytransferase partner Trm112 gives MKESLMDILCDPLDKSELELEVDERDGDEIIEGRLIGTVTGEVYPIEDGIPNLLPPDMRDN, from the coding sequence ATGAAAGAATCCCTGATGGACATCCTCTGTGACCCCCTCGACAAGAGTGAACTCGAGTTGGAAGTCGACGAGCGTGACGGCGATGAAATCATCGAGGGGCGGCTCATCGGCACGGTCACCGGCGAGGTATACCCCATCGAGGACGGTATCCCGAACCTCCTGCCGCCGGACATGCGCGATAACTAA
- a CDS encoding adenylosuccinate synthase, with protein sequence MTVTIVGSQLGDEGKGALVDLWGGDADIVVRYQGGDNAGHTVVEDGEEYKLSLVPSGAVRGKVGVLGNGCVINPRTLFSEIDDLREQGLDPDVRLAKRAHVIMPYHRRLDNIEEEAKADSDLTVGTTGRGIGPTYEDKVGRRGIRVGDLLDPEVLRQRLEYVVPQKRALIEDVYGLEAGDECDIEALVDEYTEFGRRLREDDMTVNCGDFLAERRESGENVMFEGAQGTLIDIDHGSYPYVTSSNPTAGGASTGSGLGPTVVGQGEVVGIVKAYLSRVGEGPMPTELKDNDHDEELADFIREKGGEFGTVTGRPRRIGWLDIPMLRHAARASGFTGIAVNHLDVLAGLDEIKVGHAYELDGEERLTMPATTERWAECEPVLKEFEPWPEVDWAEVAEEGYDAIPDAAQDYLDYISDELDVPVYAVGIGPDREQTVHLANPFDE encoded by the coding sequence ATGACTGTTACCATCGTCGGTTCGCAACTCGGCGACGAGGGCAAAGGCGCGCTCGTCGACCTCTGGGGCGGCGACGCTGATATCGTCGTTCGATACCAAGGCGGCGACAACGCCGGACACACGGTCGTCGAAGACGGCGAGGAGTACAAGCTTTCGCTCGTCCCGAGCGGGGCCGTCCGCGGCAAGGTCGGCGTGCTCGGAAACGGCTGTGTCATCAATCCCCGGACGCTCTTTTCCGAAATTGACGACCTCCGTGAGCAGGGTCTCGACCCCGACGTGCGCCTCGCAAAGCGCGCGCACGTGATTATGCCGTATCACCGCCGCCTCGACAACATCGAGGAGGAAGCGAAGGCCGACTCGGACCTGACCGTCGGCACGACCGGACGCGGCATCGGCCCCACCTACGAGGACAAGGTGGGCCGCCGCGGTATCCGCGTCGGCGACCTCTTGGACCCCGAGGTACTCCGCCAGCGACTGGAGTACGTCGTTCCGCAGAAGCGAGCGCTCATCGAAGACGTGTACGGTCTCGAAGCAGGCGACGAGTGTGATATCGAAGCACTCGTCGACGAGTACACCGAGTTCGGCCGTCGCCTCCGCGAAGACGACATGACGGTCAACTGTGGCGACTTCCTCGCCGAGCGGCGCGAATCCGGCGAGAACGTGATGTTCGAGGGCGCACAGGGAACGCTCATCGACATCGACCACGGGAGCTACCCGTACGTGACCTCCTCGAACCCGACGGCAGGCGGTGCGTCCACCGGCTCCGGTCTCGGACCGACCGTCGTCGGACAGGGTGAAGTCGTCGGCATCGTCAAGGCGTATCTCTCGCGCGTTGGCGAGGGACCGATGCCGACCGAACTGAAAGACAACGACCACGACGAGGAACTCGCCGACTTCATCCGCGAGAAAGGCGGCGAGTTCGGTACCGTCACCGGTCGCCCGCGCCGTATCGGCTGGCTCGACATCCCGATGCTCCGCCACGCCGCGCGCGCAAGCGGCTTCACCGGCATCGCCGTCAACCACCTCGACGTGCTCGCCGGACTGGACGAAATCAAGGTCGGCCACGCCTACGAACTCGACGGCGAAGAGCGCCTGACCATGCCCGCGACGACCGAACGCTGGGCCGAATGCGAACCCGTCCTAAAGGAGTTCGAACCGTGGCCGGAAGTCGACTGGGCCGAAGTCGCCGAGGAAGGCTACGACGCCATCCCGGACGCTGCACAGGACTACCTCGACTACATCTCCGACGAACTCGATGTGCCGGTCTACGCCGTCGGCATCGGCCCGGACCGCGAACAGACGGTCCACCTCGCGAACCCGTTCGACGAGTAA
- a CDS encoding DUF7527 domain-containing protein, which produces MDSEIIDAVTGWDSAPTDRGYGGLRSLADDGFTGAVVAGMTWGFMLNGRLLGVFDGDIADFDGESFEAHRAPDSSLPLLYAMQETGGDIRAQYYTEETPLSDADGTLSAGGFTGYVELSENVLSGDYYIVYHGGKSMSAAFVGNSKRLITGDEALERATDEIGIYKVFDVDIDLVEIPDDGIDDSAASDDESTDVAAGAGSAAAAAGTEHDSDAPAEAEPDEPPTDDAVRDTSQTAERGGDATAASAEPATTETTGTTESADETDGSAPRGANETPSTAQGQSEDSSTTEASANSEHRTAETDAEPSTEASESGEDSPSAPATGASDADSTSKNGETAPDPLAEGGAPGDDVFSAEAEWRNARSIPSLDPRDAKGESVGDRPGTPRRGKQSTKQATRPRPPQKQESKQPKQRKRTSEQTSTEQGQPNAVDPKEANPVKEKLSALESERDRLESERDALRNERDEHRARAEELEDRVAELESEVDRLRAELEEAGIKSADRSMSPDEALRGTNLFVRYARKGEATLEKAHAGQASREEVVENLRLEHHTTFDTEGLGIEGQPYEEFLHETPEYGFAKWVVTDLLYEIGETDNRSSLAGVFDSIPKADRIELYGTVSVPIGEGETEPRQFDVIVRDQMGEPLFVANLNDSRDPATQPMVTQLIKDSKAVADAKETLGSAFVVTKSFFEPEALEAATAETGGGLLSRSKRKSFVKLSRKQGYHLCLVEARSGEFHLNVPDL; this is translated from the coding sequence ATGGATAGCGAGATTATTGACGCGGTGACTGGGTGGGACTCCGCACCTACGGACCGAGGATACGGGGGCCTCCGGTCACTCGCAGACGACGGCTTCACAGGCGCCGTCGTAGCCGGCATGACGTGGGGCTTCATGCTCAACGGTCGTCTCCTCGGTGTATTCGACGGGGACATAGCCGACTTCGACGGCGAATCGTTCGAGGCCCATCGCGCGCCTGACTCATCGTTGCCACTGCTCTATGCGATGCAAGAAACCGGCGGCGACATCCGCGCGCAATACTACACGGAAGAGACACCGCTGAGCGACGCGGACGGAACGCTCTCGGCGGGTGGCTTCACCGGCTACGTCGAACTCTCCGAGAACGTCCTTTCCGGCGACTACTACATCGTCTACCACGGGGGGAAATCGATGAGCGCCGCCTTCGTCGGAAACAGCAAGCGTCTCATTACGGGCGATGAGGCGTTGGAACGGGCAACCGACGAGATTGGTATCTACAAGGTCTTCGACGTCGACATCGACCTCGTCGAGATTCCGGACGACGGAATCGACGACTCGGCAGCGAGTGACGACGAATCGACTGACGTTGCTGCCGGCGCTGGCAGTGCCGCCGCTGCCGCCGGGACTGAGCACGACTCGGACGCGCCTGCCGAGGCCGAACCCGACGAACCACCGACTGACGACGCTGTCAGAGACACCTCGCAAACAGCGGAGCGCGGCGGAGACGCCACCGCCGCTTCGGCTGAACCGGCAACGACAGAAACAACCGGAACGACCGAATCCGCCGACGAGACGGACGGGTCGGCTCCGAGGGGAGCGAACGAGACGCCGTCCACGGCACAGGGACAGTCCGAGGACTCGTCGACGACTGAGGCATCGGCGAACTCGGAACACCGTACGGCAGAGACTGACGCCGAGCCATCGACTGAGGCGAGTGAGTCGGGCGAGGACTCACCGTCTGCACCCGCAACCGGGGCGTCCGACGCGGACTCCACGTCGAAGAACGGCGAGACTGCGCCCGACCCGCTCGCAGAGGGCGGAGCACCGGGCGACGATGTATTCTCGGCCGAAGCAGAGTGGCGGAACGCCCGTTCGATTCCCTCGCTTGACCCCCGCGATGCGAAAGGGGAGTCCGTCGGTGACCGACCGGGCACGCCGCGACGTGGGAAACAATCCACGAAGCAGGCGACCCGGCCGCGACCACCGCAAAAGCAGGAGTCGAAGCAGCCGAAACAGCGGAAGCGGACGTCCGAGCAAACGAGTACCGAGCAAGGACAACCCAACGCGGTCGACCCCAAAGAGGCGAACCCGGTGAAGGAGAAACTGTCCGCGCTGGAGTCCGAACGCGACCGACTCGAATCCGAACGCGACGCGCTTCGGAACGAGCGCGATGAACACCGCGCCCGTGCGGAAGAACTCGAAGACCGCGTGGCCGAACTCGAATCCGAGGTCGACCGGCTTCGAGCCGAGCTGGAAGAAGCCGGCATCAAGTCGGCGGACCGGTCGATGTCGCCCGACGAGGCGCTACGGGGAACGAACCTGTTCGTCCGCTACGCCCGGAAAGGAGAGGCGACACTGGAGAAGGCACACGCCGGACAGGCAAGCCGCGAGGAGGTCGTCGAGAACCTCCGTCTCGAACACCACACGACGTTCGACACCGAAGGACTCGGCATCGAAGGGCAACCGTACGAGGAGTTCCTCCACGAGACACCCGAATACGGCTTCGCCAAGTGGGTTGTCACTGACTTACTCTACGAAATCGGCGAAACGGACAACCGGTCGAGCCTCGCCGGCGTCTTCGACTCGATTCCGAAAGCCGACCGTATCGAACTCTACGGAACCGTTTCGGTTCCAATCGGCGAGGGTGAGACGGAGCCGCGACAGTTCGATGTTATCGTCCGCGACCAGATGGGTGAACCGCTGTTCGTCGCGAACCTCAACGACTCTCGCGACCCGGCCACCCAGCCGATGGTCACGCAACTCATCAAGGATTCGAAGGCTGTCGCCGACGCGAAAGAGACGCTCGGGTCGGCGTTCGTGGTCACGAAGAGCTTCTTCGAACCCGAAGCCCTCGAAGCGGCCACCGCCGAAACCGGCGGCGGTCTCCTGAGTCGGTCGAAGCGCAAGAGCTTCGTCAAACTCTCGCGCAAGCAGGGGTACCACCTCTGTCTGGTCGAAGCACGAAGCGGCGAGTTCCACCTGAACGTGCCCGACTTGTAG